ATGGTGAGTCTGACTAATTTCTCCGTCTCCCTGGGCAGACAGATGGGATAGAGGGAGCAACCTTTGCACCGTGGCCCGTAGACGGCCGGCGGGCGCTCTTGAGTCATCAGCAGAGAGCGTACGGCTTCGATTGTCAGGATTGTGTGGCGCCGAATCTCAGCGTCCAGCTTCACCGCTTGCCGCCGCGCCGTCGCCGCGTAGTAGATGTAGCCGACCTCAATCGGTTCACAGCCGATCATCTCTTCGAGGCAGAGCGCCTGCGCGCAGAGTTGCAACTGATCGTTTTTCCAATCGCCTCGGCGACCTTTCTTGATTTCGACAGGATAGATTTTTCCGTCGCGCTCTTCGATGACATCAGCCTTGCCGTAGAGTCCATGGCGTTCCGAATATAACCAGACGGAGCGAAATTGTGTGGTGTCGCCGCGACGGATGGCGCTCGGTTCGTCGGCGCGCGCGTGAAGGATAGAGCCTTCGACTGTGTGTTCGTTGTCAAAGAACTCTCCTTCGCAGTAAATCAGGTAACAGCGCCTGGGGCAGTAGTCGAATTGATTGAGCGCAGAGATGAGGATGTAATCTTCTCGGTTCATAGATCATAGAACACGGATGACGCCGATCATGCCAATGCGCGCGGATCACCTCGGCCAATATCCGCTCAATCCGCGTCATCC
This genomic stretch from Blastocatellia bacterium harbors:
- the cas4 gene encoding CRISPR-associated protein Cas4, translating into MNREDYILISALNQFDYCPRRCYLIYCEGEFFDNEHTVEGSILHARADEPSAIRRGDTTQFRSVWLYSERHGLYGKADVIEERDGKIYPVEIKKGRRGDWKNDQLQLCAQALCLEEMIGCEPIEVGYIYYAATARRQAVKLDAEIRRHTILTIEAVRSLLMTQERPPAVYGPRCKGCSLYPICLPRETEKLVRLTISNSVTGG